ttaatctaagttaagatgttagtgtccttgagaaaggcgttaattgtgtagagattttcccacggaaattgaattcaatcaattaattccatctttagtttccatttTCTAGAGACAAAAATAATCAAGGAgttattccttaacttgaattaatcattccctagtagccgtagttagataacaattagagtagctattagttaatttaagaattatttatcattcattttaggctaatataacagaaaACAAAGGAGTAATTCTGTGCTTTCACTTTTCCGAGAactacgaccttgatactcgccattagtgttagactgcatcgataggtacactgcttTAGATTGTAGTTGCATAGACAACAATCATcagtttaatttatcagcCATCAGCTATCAGCTGCATTAATTAGCTAAACCAAATAGTCTCTAAGCAACAGATGCAggagaaaatattattcatagaGGTTTTGTAGGAGAGATGAAGAAGataataattaagttttaaaaaatcagatttaataaaataatagaaacttAATGTATGTTGCTCCAGCACTGTACCGAACAAAGTTTTGAGTTTAATTAGCTGAAAATTTGAAGCTTTTGTGCTTATTTAGTTCAAAAGGTCACTTTAAAAGTGAGAGGGTCAAAATTGGCCCTTATTCCTATTTCTCTTGGTCGATTGCAGTGGAAATTAACTTCGCTTCTTTTCCTTTACTAAAGTGAGATTACTTACTCTGACTTGTTTCCTTtacatttcattatttaaaaattgagaatATAAATACAAGTGTAAACTAGGAACTATACTGATAAAGATAATAgatagttctttttttttttttaagaaaaattaaattaaatacttagTTAACTATTAGTttggttaattaaatattagtttttaattatgatttttctaTCAATCAAAGTAATACaaagataagaaaatgaaagaaaaaagatagcTATGTTCTCCAACtcttttagtttattgataaatcttttagattatttataaaatatatattaaagaaatatatgtaaagtctaaatattataaaatttataataaaataaataattgaaaatctaaatattttaaaaatatataatataataaataattgttttattctaatataaatatatttaaatataataaaagattaatagTGAAAATATAAccaattaatttgatttattaacatatattcttaatactttttttatcaattttgatTTGCTTATTTTTTACTCATCCCTAGTCCaaacaatcaaatatttaatatttgactTGTAATAACCGTTATCGATTCTAAAAAAACAGTTTgtttaaaatgattaatttatctattttttaatcattacCGTGATGGtaataactaaaaagaaattaatttttttgacataaaaaatattatattttaattcaattatattgattaaatatattatttaaattgacCATTTCaacttatttaaattaggAGTAAAAGATCATTTATACATGATAAGTATATGTGAATCTGCTTTAATAACATTTAATAACAtaatagtttatatataaagagagtCAAAgggaaaaaagtaaaaatgaataataatattactcAAGTCATAATTATATAGTTCTTAAAAAAgtcataattatataattaaattttaatttatatttttattaaattaggattgaatattttcatattaagagataaattaataaaaaaatatattctatcagataaataaatttaatattatacattTTCCGAATACTAAATGATGAATCCAATTAATTAGGGTGAATccaaaagtgaaaagaaaatgaagtattttaatacccagaaaagaaagaaaaatgaagggAAATGGTACGTGCCGTCCTTGGTCCGAATGGACAAAATGAAAGATACGGCAGGTGGCTGAAGTTGCAAAGCCCGAGATTTGACGATACAGCAGAGAGGTCGTCAAGCTATTTGCACGAGTGACTAGTAAGACCCACTTACACTTAGGACTTGTAAAGCACAAATCTCAATGCAAAAGTCTTCTTTCATTAATGCCGTCTTGTAAAGTGGGTCCAAAATCTCCGATCTAAAGGACCTAACACGTACCAACTATGCATTCTCCTCTCTTTTTCCTTCCCTGATTGCCCATTCTTACCCTTCCAAAAGCCCACTGTCGGCAAACCTCATACTTGGTAATAAGATTTACATTATACATTTATATAATAGGATATTGGTATTAGCAGGAGAAAGCTTAGCTGTTTTGTCTGTACTTTGGCTTTACATAGAGGAGGCACTCAAATctttataatttgatattatcTTTGCTTCCAACCACCTTCCAATTGTCCCAAACCAATgccctttcttcttttctttattcacTCATTCTCACTAATCCATCCAaaccaacaaaaaaaaaaaaaagttaagaaaGGCTTTCTCTTTCCCTTCTATATGGCTTTACAGGGTACCTACCAAATTCCACCTACAAGTATAAAATCCTACTAAAACCTCACCACTTCCTAGCAAATACCCTACAACTTTTTCTTGCTCCctccctttcttttcttctctctctctttcttagCCTACAGTGTCAAGAAAACCCAAATTTTTTCTTGGTATAAATCCGTTTTAGGAACTTCATTTCCCACAACAAGAACTTCATCTCTCACTCTAAGTCTAAACTAGGTACAAAAAAAATGGCAGCATCTTCTCTTGCAATTTCTCCAAGAAAGCTCCGGTCAGATCTATACTCCTATTCCTACCAAAATGACTCCAGCATTCCTCTTGTAATCTCTGTTCTTGCTTCTCTCATTGAAAGAACCATGGCAAGGAATGAAAGAATAGCCAAGAATTGTTCTTGGGCATTATCAAAAGACATTAAAACTCGAGTCTTTGATTGCTATGAGACTCCAGACATGACAATTCAATCCTATCTCGAGAGAATTTTTCGATACACTAGAACTGGGCCTTCTGTTTATGTTGTTGCTTATGTTTACATCGATCGATTTTGCCAAGCGAATCCTGGGTTTAGAATCAGTGCAAGAAATGTACACAGGCTTCTTATTACGACAGTCATGGTTGCTTCCAAATATGTAGAAGACATGTAAGTTCAATTCTTTAATTACAAGAATCTTTCTctcctcttcttctcctttttcttttgttctttgtatTTGATTCGTGGTCTAATCTGGGTTTTTATTAATGTTCTTGA
The Ricinus communis isolate WT05 ecotype wild-type chromosome 1, ASM1957865v1, whole genome shotgun sequence DNA segment above includes these coding regions:
- the LOC8265843 gene encoding cyclin-U2-2, with translation MAASSLAISPRKLRSDLYSYSYQNDSSIPLVISVLASLIERTMARNERIAKNCSWALSKDIKTRVFDCYETPDMTIQSYLERIFRYTRTGPSVYVVAYVYIDRFCQANPGFRISARNVHRLLITTVMVASKYVEDMNYRNSYFARVGGLTTNELNKLELEFLFMMGFKMHVNVSVFESYCSHLEREVSIGGGYHIEKTLRCAEEIKSGQTEDKRYINQIARIML